A section of the Streptomyces sp. NBC_00178 genome encodes:
- a CDS encoding siderophore-interacting protein: protein MSKTPRLMPKHPGLFRGEVVRTTRYSPSMQRVTITGSNLGDFPWRGYDHWFRLFLRLPHQADFVLPELTGQRWWDPYFAIPEAVRPHCANYTVAGFRPREAEMDVDFVVHCGPEGEPEGAAAIWACGTSPGDPVALLDQGLIFDRPEDATEVLVVADESGLPSTAGILRSLPRDTVGRVIQEIPLDADRRPLAAPDGVSVTWVVRNDATAVPGAAALAELCRHDTVDRAGYAFVVGESTLATEGRRHLVRAGLPKDRITFSGFWKSEKKEKLVRV, encoded by the coding sequence GTGTCGAAGACCCCCAGGCTCATGCCCAAGCACCCCGGTCTGTTCCGCGGCGAGGTGGTGCGGACCACGCGCTACTCGCCGTCGATGCAGCGCGTGACGATCACCGGCAGCAATCTCGGCGACTTCCCGTGGCGGGGATACGACCACTGGTTCCGCCTGTTCCTGCGCCTGCCGCACCAGGCCGACTTCGTGCTTCCGGAACTCACCGGCCAGCGGTGGTGGGACCCCTACTTCGCCATCCCCGAGGCCGTGCGGCCGCACTGCGCCAACTACACCGTCGCCGGCTTCCGCCCCCGGGAGGCCGAGATGGACGTCGACTTCGTGGTCCACTGCGGACCGGAGGGTGAGCCGGAGGGCGCGGCGGCGATCTGGGCCTGCGGGACCAGCCCGGGCGACCCGGTCGCCCTGCTGGACCAGGGACTCATATTCGACCGCCCCGAGGACGCCACCGAGGTCCTCGTGGTCGCCGACGAGAGCGGCCTGCCCTCGACCGCGGGCATCCTGCGCTCCCTCCCGCGGGACACCGTGGGGCGGGTCATCCAGGAGATCCCGCTCGACGCCGACCGGCGTCCTCTCGCCGCTCCTGACGGCGTCTCGGTGACCTGGGTGGTCCGGAACGACGCGACGGCGGTGCCGGGCGCGGCGGCCCTCGCGGAGCTCTGCCGCCACGACACGGTCGACCGGGCTGGCTACGCGTTCGTCGTCGGCGAGTCGACGCTCGCCACCGAGGGCCGGCGCCACCTCGTCCGCGCGGGCCTTCCCAAGGACCGCATCACGTTCTCCGGTTTCTGGAAGAGCGAGAAGAAGGAGAAGCTCGTACGCGTGTGA
- the rph gene encoding rifamycin-inactivating phosphotransferase, translated as MTGQYVMDLREADATRLTAVGGKAAHLGELSSIDGIRVPAGFCVTTYAFRRVLAQAPTIDDRLDELSRVDPEDGTAIRLLSAEIRRIVEGTPVPGEIVAAVTGALAPFGDETAYAVRSSATAEDLPTASFAGQQDTYLNVVGRSAVLQHVSRCWASLFTERAVVYRRRNGIDHRAVEMAVVVQRMVFPEAAGVMFTADPVTGNRKVATVDAGFGLGEALVSGLVNPDVFRIREGEVVGRTVAAKQRAVVAVPGGGTKEVTVAPERQGQPALTDAQAVRLVELGRRVERHFARPQDIEWCLSDGGFQIVQSRPITTLFPVPRADDRGNHVYVSVGHQQMMTDPMKRLGSSMWALTAMVPMHEAGGRLFVDVTRRLASPASRAGLLEIMGKGDPLIRDALETVLEDDAFIPSLPDTAPGGAPAGAPPIETDPEIVTELIERGRASTAALKRDIRARTGPALFDFLLEAFEEHKRVLSDPLSIQVILAGMEATWWLNDNLREWLGEKNAADTLTLSAPGNVTSEMGLALLDVADAIRPHPEVVDFLRGADDADLLDGLDGLAGGREAREAIEGFLERYGMRCAGEIDITRPRWAERPGTLVPAILDNVRNFGPGAAAKRFEQGRDAALEKEHDVLSRVRDLPDGARLAEETKRMIDRVRTFIGYREYPKYNIVSRYSVYKQALLEEAGRLERAGVLREKEDVFHLTFEEFGEVARSGRVDEQLIQRRREAFRSYRALTPPRVLTSDGEAVNGAYRRHDAPAGALIGLPVSTGTVEGRARVVLDMADADLEPGDILVTTFTDPSWSALFVGIAGLVTEVGGLMTHGAVIAREYGLPAVVGVEHATRLIRDGQRIRVDGTDGHVEILR; from the coding sequence ATGACCGGACAGTACGTGATGGATCTTCGCGAGGCCGACGCGACACGGCTCACCGCGGTCGGCGGGAAGGCGGCGCACCTGGGCGAGCTGTCGTCGATCGACGGCATCCGGGTACCGGCCGGCTTCTGCGTGACGACGTACGCCTTCCGCCGGGTCCTCGCGCAGGCGCCGACGATCGACGACCGGCTCGACGAGCTGTCGCGCGTGGACCCGGAGGACGGTACGGCGATCCGCCTGCTCAGCGCGGAGATTCGGCGGATCGTCGAGGGGACCCCGGTCCCGGGCGAGATCGTCGCCGCGGTCACCGGCGCGCTCGCACCCTTCGGCGATGAGACCGCCTACGCCGTGCGGTCCAGTGCGACGGCGGAGGACCTGCCGACGGCCTCCTTCGCCGGCCAGCAGGACACCTACCTCAACGTCGTGGGCCGCTCGGCGGTCCTTCAGCACGTCAGCCGGTGCTGGGCCTCGCTCTTCACCGAGCGGGCCGTGGTCTACCGCCGGCGGAACGGGATCGACCACCGCGCGGTGGAGATGGCCGTGGTCGTGCAGCGGATGGTCTTCCCGGAGGCGGCAGGCGTCATGTTCACGGCCGATCCCGTGACGGGCAACCGCAAGGTGGCCACCGTGGATGCCGGCTTCGGTCTCGGCGAGGCCCTGGTCTCCGGCCTGGTGAACCCGGACGTCTTCAGGATCAGGGAGGGCGAAGTCGTCGGAAGGACGGTGGCAGCCAAACAGCGTGCCGTCGTCGCCGTGCCCGGTGGCGGGACGAAGGAGGTGACGGTCGCCCCGGAACGGCAGGGGCAGCCGGCTCTGACGGACGCACAGGCGGTACGGCTCGTGGAGCTCGGGCGCCGCGTCGAACGGCACTTCGCCCGCCCGCAGGACATCGAGTGGTGCCTGAGCGACGGCGGCTTCCAGATCGTGCAGAGCCGCCCGATCACCACGCTGTTCCCCGTCCCCCGCGCCGATGACCGGGGAAATCACGTCTACGTGTCCGTCGGTCATCAGCAGATGATGACCGACCCCATGAAACGGCTGGGGTCCTCGATGTGGGCACTGACGGCCATGGTGCCGATGCACGAGGCCGGCGGGAGGCTGTTCGTCGACGTCACGCGGCGCCTGGCCTCACCGGCGAGCCGGGCCGGGCTTCTGGAGATCATGGGGAAGGGGGACCCCCTGATCAGGGACGCCCTGGAGACGGTGCTCGAGGACGACGCCTTCATCCCATCGCTGCCGGACACGGCCCCCGGCGGGGCTCCGGCGGGCGCCCCGCCGATCGAGACCGATCCGGAGATCGTCACCGAGCTGATCGAGCGCGGCCGGGCGTCGACCGCGGCGCTGAAGCGCGACATCCGGGCCAGGACGGGACCGGCCCTGTTCGACTTCCTGCTCGAAGCCTTCGAGGAGCACAAGCGGGTCCTCAGCGATCCTTTGAGCATCCAGGTGATCCTGGCGGGGATGGAGGCCACCTGGTGGCTCAACGACAACCTGCGGGAATGGCTGGGTGAGAAGAACGCCGCTGACACCCTCACGCTGTCCGCCCCCGGCAACGTGACCTCGGAGATGGGACTGGCGCTCCTCGACGTCGCGGACGCGATCCGTCCGCACCCGGAGGTGGTGGACTTCCTGCGGGGCGCCGACGACGCAGACCTGCTGGACGGGCTGGACGGACTCGCGGGCGGGAGGGAGGCGCGCGAGGCCATCGAGGGCTTTCTCGAGCGGTACGGCATGCGCTGCGCCGGCGAGATCGACATCACGAGGCCGCGTTGGGCCGAACGCCCCGGCACGCTCGTGCCGGCGATCCTCGACAACGTCAGGAACTTCGGGCCGGGAGCCGCCGCGAAGCGCTTCGAGCAGGGGCGCGATGCGGCCCTGGAGAAGGAACATGACGTGCTGTCACGTGTGCGGGACCTGCCCGACGGCGCACGCCTGGCCGAGGAGACCAAGCGGATGATCGACCGCGTCCGTACGTTCATCGGGTATCGGGAGTACCCCAAGTACAACATCGTCAGCCGCTACTCCGTCTACAAGCAGGCTCTGCTGGAAGAGGCCGGGCGCCTGGAGCGGGCCGGTGTCCTCAGGGAGAAGGAGGACGTCTTCCATCTCACCTTCGAGGAGTTCGGCGAGGTCGCGCGGTCGGGGCGGGTGGACGAGCAGCTCATCCAGCGGCGCAGGGAGGCATTCCGGTCGTACCGGGCACTCACCCCGCCGCGGGTGCTCACCTCGGACGGCGAAGCCGTCAACGGGGCCTACCGGCGCCACGACGCACCTGCCGGAGCCCTGATCGGCCTGCCGGTGTCCACCGGGACCGTCGAGGGGAGGGCCCGCGTCGTCCTCGACATGGCGGACGCCGATCTGGAGCCGGGCGACATCCTCGTGACGACTTTCACGGATCCGAGCTGGTCGGCGCTGTTCGTCGGAATCGCGGGTCTGGTCACGGAGGTGGGCGGCCTGATGACCCACGGGGCGGTGATCGCCCGTGAGTACGGCTTGCCGGCCGTCGTGGGCGTGGAGCACGCCACCCGGCTGATCCGCGACGGACAGCGCATCCGCGTGGACGGGACCGACGGACACGTCGAGATCCTGCGGTGA
- a CDS encoding phosphocholine-specific phospholipase C, with product MTELDRRRFLQIAGGTAAFAMLNESIAKAAAIPAQGGTGTIQDIEHVVVLMQENRSFDHYFGAMKGVRGFGDPRPVLQDNGASVFHQSDGTKEVLPFNPKVADLGMQFLEGLNHDWAGGHQAYNNGKYDKWIPAKTATTMSYMTRNDIPFHYALADAFTVCDAYHCSMIGATDPNRYYLWSGHTGNDGTGGGPVLGNQEAGYSWKTYPERLEAAGVSWKVYQDIGDGLDAAGSWGWINDAFRGNYGDNSLLYFDNYRNAKPGSALYEKARTGTDVKAGGTYFDRLRADVVNGTLPKVSWIAAPEAFSEHANWPTNFGAWYISQVLDALTANPAVWARTALFITYDENDGLFDHVVPPYPPSSSAWGLSTVDVSKDLYPGGGGYGAGPYGLGPRVPMIVVSPYSKGGYVCSETFDHTSVIRFMEKRFGVQEPNISPWRRAVCGDLTSAFDFARPDTAPAALPSTAGYLPPDRNRHPSYHPTPPGTGTLPKQEAGSKPTRALGYHPYVDGKATVSTGKFTLTFCGGPSLGAHFHSTSGNRTDGPWPYTVEAGKTLSDTWSTSSATGNRIDLTVWGPNGFLRTWKGPAKKSGPEVTARHVPGGGNLALSMTNSGPAAVNLTVTNAYGGAAQTFKVNPGATVSHTVDLRATARWYDVKVVSDADGTYLRRFAGHVETGAPGVSDPAIRTS from the coding sequence ATGACAGAGCTCGACCGCCGCAGGTTCCTGCAGATCGCGGGAGGCACGGCTGCCTTCGCGATGCTGAACGAGAGCATCGCGAAGGCGGCCGCCATTCCGGCGCAGGGAGGCACCGGCACGATCCAGGACATCGAGCACGTGGTCGTCCTGATGCAGGAGAACCGTTCCTTCGACCACTACTTCGGTGCGATGAAGGGCGTACGAGGCTTCGGGGACCCCCGGCCCGTGCTCCAGGACAACGGCGCGTCGGTCTTCCACCAGTCCGACGGGACGAAGGAGGTCCTCCCCTTCAACCCGAAGGTGGCCGACCTCGGGATGCAGTTCCTCGAAGGCCTGAACCACGACTGGGCCGGTGGCCACCAGGCGTACAACAACGGCAAGTACGACAAGTGGATTCCGGCCAAGACGGCGACCACCATGTCGTACATGACGCGGAACGACATACCGTTCCACTACGCACTCGCCGACGCCTTCACCGTGTGCGACGCCTACCACTGCTCCATGATCGGAGCGACCGACCCCAACCGGTACTACCTCTGGTCCGGTCACACCGGCAACGACGGCACGGGCGGCGGCCCCGTCCTGGGCAATCAGGAGGCGGGCTACAGCTGGAAGACCTACCCCGAGCGGCTCGAGGCGGCGGGGGTCTCCTGGAAGGTCTACCAGGACATCGGCGACGGCCTGGACGCAGCCGGGTCCTGGGGCTGGATCAACGACGCCTTCCGAGGCAACTACGGTGACAACTCCCTGCTGTACTTCGACAACTACCGAAACGCCAAGCCCGGCAGCGCCCTGTACGAGAAGGCCCGCACGGGCACCGACGTCAAGGCGGGCGGCACCTACTTCGACCGGCTGCGGGCGGACGTCGTCAACGGCACGCTCCCGAAGGTCTCCTGGATCGCCGCCCCCGAAGCGTTCAGCGAACACGCCAACTGGCCCACGAATTTCGGCGCTTGGTACATCTCACAGGTCCTGGACGCCCTGACGGCCAACCCGGCGGTGTGGGCGAGGACCGCCCTGTTCATCACCTACGACGAGAACGACGGCCTCTTCGATCACGTCGTCCCGCCCTACCCACCGTCGTCCTCCGCGTGGGGCCTGTCCACGGTGGACGTGTCGAAGGACCTCTACCCGGGCGGCGGGGGGTACGGGGCCGGACCCTACGGGCTCGGCCCGCGCGTACCCATGATCGTGGTCTCGCCCTACAGCAAGGGCGGTTACGTCTGCTCCGAGACCTTCGACCACACCTCGGTGATCCGCTTCATGGAGAAGCGCTTCGGGGTGCAGGAGCCCAACATCTCGCCGTGGCGCAGGGCGGTCTGCGGGGATCTGACCTCGGCCTTCGACTTCGCCCGCCCGGACACGGCACCCGCGGCGCTGCCCTCCACGGCGGGATACCTCCCGCCGGACAGGAACCGTCACCCCTCCTACCACCCGACCCCGCCCGGGACGGGCACCCTGCCGAAGCAGGAGGCGGGCTCGAAGCCGACCCGCGCCCTCGGCTACCACCCGTACGTGGACGGCAAGGCCACCGTGTCCACCGGCAAGTTCACCCTGACCTTCTGCGGTGGCCCGAGCCTCGGCGCGCACTTCCACAGCACCTCGGGCAACCGTACGGACGGCCCCTGGCCCTACACCGTCGAGGCGGGAAAGACCCTCTCGGACACCTGGAGCACCAGCAGCGCCACCGGCAACCGGATAGACCTCACGGTCTGGGGCCCCAACGGTTTCCTCCGCACCTGGAAGGGCCCGGCAAAGAAGTCAGGTCCCGAGGTCACCGCTCGCCACGTCCCGGGCGGGGGCAACCTGGCGCTCAGCATGACGAACTCGGGCCCCGCCGCGGTCAACCTGACCGTGACCAACGCCTACGGCGGCGCGGCTCAGACGTTCAAGGTCAACCCCGGCGCGACCGTGTCCCACACGGTCGACCTGCGTGCGACGGCCCGGTGGTACGACGTGAAAGTCGTCTCCGACGCCGACGGCACCTACCTGCGCCGCTTCGCCGGTCATGTGGAGACCGGGGCACCTGGCGTCTCGGACCCGGCGATCAGGACGTCCTGA
- a CDS encoding class I SAM-dependent methyltransferase, with the protein MSRALEQPSSDYLLSHSPTETDRLVLQARLYDPITEQVLRQAGIRPGMRVLDVGCGAGDVSFLAAGIVGPTGAVTGVDAAADVLEVARSRAAARRRSRPGALGSLRFERMTLPDITLEEPVDAVIGRLVLGHLPDPVAALRLLSGLVRPGGLILFQDFDNFPLRVEPPTPLAGAVLEAIAEALTVGGTSLGAGARLYSVFHRAGLPPVGLSATTPMGGVEDATVLPLVVQTYRALSRMALPGNSGAEERERTIGDVDTLLHRVREELTEEPATVIMPTAVTAWCRTPDPAGGAPTR; encoded by the coding sequence GTCACGCGCCCTCGAACAGCCCTCCTCGGACTACCTGCTGAGTCACTCACCCACGGAGACCGACCGGCTCGTCCTGCAGGCCCGCCTCTACGATCCGATCACGGAGCAGGTGCTGCGTCAGGCGGGGATCCGCCCCGGGATGCGTGTCCTCGACGTCGGATGCGGCGCCGGGGACGTGTCGTTCCTGGCGGCCGGGATCGTCGGTCCCACGGGCGCGGTGACGGGGGTCGACGCGGCTGCGGACGTGCTGGAGGTCGCACGTTCACGCGCCGCGGCGCGCAGGCGGAGCCGGCCGGGGGCGCTCGGGAGCCTCCGCTTCGAGCGGATGACCCTGCCGGACATCACCCTCGAAGAACCGGTGGACGCGGTGATCGGTCGCCTGGTGCTGGGTCATCTCCCCGACCCCGTCGCCGCGCTGCGCCTCCTGTCCGGACTCGTGCGTCCGGGCGGGCTCATCCTCTTCCAGGACTTCGACAACTTCCCCCTGCGCGTCGAACCGCCGACCCCGTTGGCGGGCGCCGTGCTCGAGGCCATCGCCGAAGCCCTCACGGTGGGCGGAACCAGTCTGGGCGCGGGGGCGCGCCTCTACTCGGTCTTCCACCGGGCCGGCCTACCTCCGGTGGGGCTTTCCGCGACGACACCGATGGGCGGAGTGGAGGACGCCACCGTGCTCCCGCTCGTCGTGCAGACCTACCGGGCGCTGTCCCGGATGGCCCTCCCCGGCAACTCCGGGGCAGAGGAGCGCGAACGAACGATCGGTGACGTCGACACGCTGCTCCACCGTGTGCGCGAGGAGCTCACCGAGGAGCCCGCGACGGTGATCATGCCGACCGCCGTCACCGCCTGGTGCAGGACGCCCGACCCGGCCGGGGGCGCGCCGACACGGTGA